The genome window ccacctcacctgcaagaccgcaaggaggcagttgctcgctgtccagagcgtgtgtctccggcgggccactgggtcgccctggttagtgaggaacaccgtagtcagggcttgaCTAAACATTTGTGCAATTTACGAACattgttgtaaactgattctttctgttcACTTAGAttacttaaaggatttaaaaacctttaatcaAGTTCCAGTATGCTAAcagaatgtttttcaaaatttatttttaatcaagagaAATCATtactaaacaagaaaataaactcgtagaattcttaaaaattacaattttcttaacTGCAAACGCCTTATAATTTTATGGGTACTTTTTCACAGTTTTAGCTGTAATTAATAACTGCAAAACTAGAATGCAAATTGCTTTGGGTACCaagaatattaagaaaaaactgtaaataactaaagtaactcATTAATAAGTCTTTACCTCGATCCTGGTCCTCGCCATGgcactcctggtgtagatttccACGTCCTGCGTATTGAACGActttgaacattaaatttaaaaatgaatatagtcCTAGCCCATTTTGAGCTTtcggccattgcacttgttcctgttCCTGCTTCTACAACCTAACTTGCCATAAGTTCATCAACTTTTGTAGACAACACTTTTGAACTTATCGGAAATCATTGAAATGCCTGTCCTTTGTGGTTTCTATGGATATTACGaagtatattaatatgtttactgTTGGGTATTTTTCacctgttaatttttattttgggttttaccTTTAATTGCTTTTTTACATCACGTCTACTACTGACATTAAACCTAGTCCTACTATCTAATTACTCTAATAGCTAATGCTCCCAGGGGCTGGTTACTCGTAACCAGACGGGCTTGGCGACCCCGGGTTCCCCGAGCAAGTTGTCAGTATAGACTGGTTGGCACTATGCGACCCAGGATAAAGCTGTGCAGACTATCAGCGCAGCCCATGTACTGACTGCGCTGCGGGTGCTACAGACAGGGAGAAGCGTCCTTGGTTAGAAGAACTAGTAAATTTCCATCTGAAAGCTTATATGCACTGATTGATACTAGCTTCAAGTGGTTTACCCGCAAAACGCCCATGATTACCCCGCATGGGTGAAACAGGTATCTAGGTGGACGTGGTGTGCTGGTGACTGAGGACAAGGCCTGCCTGCGGGATTCTGGATCCTGGATCCAACACTTCACTTTGCCATCACTAAACCCTGGATGTACTGCGGTTGAGACTTGGCCCATCTTAACCAGGGGCCCCCGTTTGGCTCAGTCAGCGGTGGAGGTGTTGGGCAAGGAGCTTTCATTTCTGATAACCTACTGAACTCTCCAAGGCCGATATACTTGGTCAGTGTTGCGGCTAAAGAGGGTAAGGGACGGTtacaaatatgtgtatatatatatatatatatatatatatatatatatcttccgTATTTTGCTGaatgcagttatttaaaattgaataaaaagagtGAACAGCATTGTCTACATCGTTCCAATTAAAAACACTACTCCAGTATGTTGTCATCAACGCAGTTTTAACAccatcgtaatttatttttttaacaaaagttttttctgtaGATCTATCGTTGGGCTTTTCATTTTGATATGATAAGGGCTACTAAGCTAtgatcagtaatatttatttgaaaaaattccGGGTTTGAAATTGCTTAAACATTTGtgtcttacaaaaatatgatcaatattaGTAGAAGAATCCTTAGTTATTCTAGTATAATTATCAATTAAAGGAGTTAAAACTATAGTTATACATGAGAGATAAGTAGGCGTCTGTGTctgtatttgatttgtttatatcaatatttaaatcgcccataattattgaattggttTTTAATCTACTAAAAAATAGGTTCTAATTCAGTTAAGAAGTTGTTAACAGTAAActcgtgttttttttataaattccaattaatgaaaaaggtatatcgttaaaactaattgttaataataaaacatctgcAGTTGTCATAAACACAGTCTACTAAATTAGCTTTAATTCTGCTGATAATATAAACTTACTACTCCTCCtgatctatttaatatgttaccAATAAAAGAAAGAAGAATAGTTTgggattttaaagtaaaatttttcttctttttcgcAAATCCAAGTCTCGGTTAAGACTATCACATCTATGTCTCGTTTTAATGGTTGAATATAAGCTAAAAAGAAGTTAAAGTTTTTCCGGAGACcttctaatattttgatgaatacataaaacatttttataattatcgatttcaaaaaaagttttgtcTAGAGTATCAAAGACACTACATACATTTTAAGCTCATAAGGGTTTGTTATAAcagcagtaaaataaaacaaaaaaataattggcctagcaaataaatagaaaaaatagtcTAACATAAcagataataattaaatgtaaaggtATTAGAGTTTTAGCTTCTTGCAGATCTTAGCTTACTTGTAGTGTCTCTAGATCGGCTGCGCTATTCAATTTTTTTGCACTTTTCTCCGTCTTCCTTCCGCACAAATATTTTGCCGTCTCTACTACTCCAGACGTACTTGAAGCCCTTGTTTCTGGCAGCTTCCTTGGTTTTAGCCAGAAGCAGCTTGTTCTCAGGTGAAATATGTTCGTTTACAAACACCTTGGCAGAGCTCTTGAATCCTGGGTTGATCATGTTGAGCATTAGAGGCCGCATGCTCTTGTATTCCCCTGAATCCAGGTGTCCCGCTCTTCGTAGGTCGACGAGAACCTTACGATGATGGGTGGTGTCCTCTTCTTGTTAAAGGATGGGATGCGGTGGGCTGCGACGATATTCCCTCCTTTTTGAGTTCAACCCCACTGCCTCAGCGACACTTTCCAAGACTCTGAGTACGTTTTTCTCCCTGGGTTTCGGGAATGCCATCAATCTCGACATTCTGCCTTCTTGAGTACTGTTCCAGGTTTTCTCACTCGTACGTGGAGGCCGGagatgtattaataatatatatatataattatatatatatacatataattatacaaacaaaattatacttggTATTGTATAACGTGTAAACCAGAAAAGTCCTCTTCGGTGGCCAGCGGTAAGTCAGAAACGGTATCAATCTTGACTAAAGAGTTTCTTATCAACACCATAGAAGGTTTTCAAGAAAGAAATGCTCgaagaatttaaaaagaataccGCTGACAACGCCGAGCTTCGCACCTCGCTTAGCTTTGTCTATGATTCCATGGATAAGGTGAAACACTGTCATGAGTGAATTATCGAAAGAACTAAAAAGAGTCCTGGCGGAAAATAcccaattaaaaaaagagaaccaAGAACTACGAGGGGACATCTCCGGCCTCCACGTACGAGTGAGAAACCTGGAACAGTACTCAAGAAGGCAGAATGTCGAGATTGATGGCATTCCCGAAACCCAGGGAGAAAACGTACTCAGAGTCTTGGAAAGTGTCGCTGAGGCAGTGGGGGTTGAACTCAAAAAGGAGAATATCGTCGCAGCCCACCGCATCCCATCCTTTAACAAGAAGAGGACACCACCCATCATCGTAAGGTTCTCGACCTACGAAGAGCGGGACACCTGGATCAGGGAATACAAGAGCATGCGGCCTCTAATGCTCAACATGATCAACCCAGGATTCAAGAGCTCTGCCAAGGTGTTTGTAAACGAACATATTTCACCTGAGAACAAGCTGCTTCTGGCTAAAACCAAGGAAGCTGCCAGAAACAAGGGCTTCAAGTACGTCTGGAGTAGAGACGGCAAAATATTTGTGCGGAAGGAAGACGGAGAAAAGTGCAAAAAAATTGATAGCGCAGCCGATCTAGAGACACTACAAGTAAGCTAAGATCTGCAAGAAGCTAAACTCTAATacctttacatttaattattatctgTTATGTTAgactatttttctatttatttgctaggccaattatttttttgttttattttactgctgTTATAACAAACCCTTATGAGCTTAAATGTATGTAGTGTCTTTGATACTCTAgacaaaactttttttgaaatcgataattataaaaatgttttatgtattcatcaaaatattagaagtCTCCGGAAAAACTTTAACTTCTTTTTAGCTTATATTCAACCATTAAAACGAGACATAGATGTGATAGTCTTAACCGAGACTTGGATTTGCGAAGaagaaaaaattttactttaaaatcccAAACTATTcttctttcttttattgtaacatatttaaatagatCAGGAGGAGTAGTAGTTTATATTATCAGCAGAATTAAAGCTAATTTAGTAGACTGTGTTATGACAACTgcagatgttttattattaacaattagttttaacgatatacctttttcattaattggaatttataaaaaacacgAGTTTACTGTTAACAACTTCTTAACTGAATTAGAACCTATTTTTAGtagatttaaaaaccaattcaataattatgggcgatttaaatattgatataaaacaaatcaaatacagACACAGACGCCTACTTATCTCTCATGTATAAACTATAGTTTTACTCCTTTAATTGATAATTATACTAGAATAACTAAGGATTCTTCTACtaatattgatcatatttttgtaagacaCAAATGTTTAAGCAATTTCAAAACCCggaatttttcaaataaatattactgatcaTAGCTTAGTAGCCCTTATCATATCAAATGAAAAGCCCAACGATAGATCtacagaaaaaacttttgttaaaaaaataaattacgatggTGTTAAAACTGCGTTGATGACAACATACTGGAGTAGTGTTTTTAATTGGAACGATGTAGACAATGCTGTTCactctttttattcaattttaaataactgcattCAGCAAAATACGGAAGATATAACAATATCGAACAAATTTCACAAAGCTAAAACAAAAAGTCCGTGGATTATtgaaacaatacttaaaaaaattgagaaaagaaataaactgttaaaaaacacaaaaaaatagaCCATTTGATCTAGATTTCCAAAATTATGTTAACAGATTTAAAGCAAATCTCTGCCTTGAAATTGACAACGCGAAAAAagctttttatcataaattattccaaaaacacGCTGGTAACACTTCTGAGCAGTGGagaattgtaaacaatttaaactgaCCAGAAAGATAGAGTGCAAATAACTAAGATAAGATTAGAAGACGGACGGATAGAACAGAATCCGCAGGCGATAGCGAACCTGTTTAATGATTACTTTGTGTCTGTTGCGCAACAGCTGATAACCAGCCCTCCCGGCCCGCGTCCCGACACACTCAGGTACTGCCAGCACCAGCCGCGCTCGCTGTTCCTTAACCCTGTCACTCATCAAGAAATCTCTTCCATCATTAAAagcctaaaaaataagaaatcaaccGGCTGTGATAATATATctactcatttaataaaattcattgaaCCTGAAATCTCCAAAGTTTTagcatttattgtgaa of Homalodisca vitripennis isolate AUS2020 unplaced genomic scaffold, UT_GWSS_2.1 ScUCBcl_9812;HRSCAF=18429, whole genome shotgun sequence contains these proteins:
- the LOC124374730 gene encoding uncharacterized protein LOC124374730: MSELSKELKRVLAENTQLKKENQELRGDISGLHVRVRNLEQYSRRQNVEIDGIPETQGENVLRVLESVAEAVGVELKKENIVAAHRIPSFNKKRTPPIIVRFSTYEERDTWIREYKSMRPLMLNMINPGFKSSAKVFVNEHISPENKLLLAKTKEAARNKGFKYVWSRDGKIFVRKEDGEKCKKIDSAADLETLQKDRVQITKIRLEDGRIEQNPQAIANLFNDYFVSVAQQLITSPPGPRPDTL